In Arthrobacter sp. UKPF54-2, the following are encoded in one genomic region:
- a CDS encoding L-lactate permease, which produces MSAVVAALPLLLLFVLLGVFRVKAPKAAIASLLLSIVLAVVGWQMPFGQVLSAAGQGAFYAIFPILWILINALWIYKLTVDTPWFEVLGRTIRSISNDLRILAILIAFCFGALLEALAGFGAPVAISGAMLMAAGMKPLKSAIVALLANTAPVAFGAMAAPIIALNGVTGIPLHDLSSMAGRQTPFVAVIVPLILVFIVDGKRGVRQTWPVAVVSGIVFGLAQFVASNFLVVELTDVVAAIATVAVVLVMLKYWQPAQIIGMHDLADSEAADAELASVGAQSGTGYGTSSGLGGVSRNGAPAGAGTAGERSDAAVRPANGEVWMAIAPYLIIMAVFSIAQLPGVKNWLTAVGSVTFEWPGLDAVDPNGKPVAAHKFKLDHLKATGTLLLISGIITMALYKLAPLRGLRIYRDTLFQLRWTIVSVTSVLALAFVMNVSGQTNSLGIALASAGGFFAFLSPLLGWIGVALTGSDTSSNSLFGQLQVTAAQQTGLSPTLMAASNSSAGVLGKMLSLQNLAVASAAVGLDGAESVLFRKLIGWSLALLAFLTILIVLQSTPVLGWMVP; this is translated from the coding sequence GCCTGCTGCTGTCCATCGTGCTCGCAGTCGTGGGCTGGCAGATGCCCTTTGGCCAGGTGCTCAGCGCCGCCGGCCAGGGCGCCTTCTATGCCATCTTCCCGATCCTCTGGATCCTCATCAATGCGCTCTGGATTTACAAGCTGACGGTGGATACGCCCTGGTTCGAGGTACTGGGCCGGACCATCCGCTCCATCTCCAACGACCTGCGCATCCTGGCGATCCTGATCGCGTTCTGTTTCGGGGCGCTGCTGGAGGCCCTGGCAGGCTTCGGCGCCCCGGTGGCAATTTCCGGTGCGATGCTCATGGCGGCCGGCATGAAGCCACTGAAGTCAGCCATCGTGGCGCTGCTGGCCAATACGGCCCCCGTGGCGTTCGGAGCCATGGCCGCGCCGATCATTGCCCTTAACGGTGTCACCGGCATCCCACTTCACGACCTCAGCTCCATGGCCGGCCGCCAGACGCCCTTTGTCGCCGTCATCGTCCCGCTCATCCTTGTCTTCATCGTCGACGGCAAGCGCGGCGTCCGGCAAACCTGGCCGGTGGCCGTAGTCTCGGGCATCGTCTTCGGCCTGGCCCAGTTCGTTGCCTCGAACTTCCTGGTTGTGGAGCTCACCGATGTCGTCGCCGCCATCGCCACCGTGGCGGTGGTTCTGGTCATGCTGAAGTACTGGCAGCCGGCACAGATCATCGGAATGCACGACCTCGCCGACAGCGAGGCCGCCGACGCCGAACTGGCCAGCGTCGGTGCGCAGTCCGGTACCGGCTACGGAACGTCCTCCGGCCTCGGTGGCGTGAGCCGCAACGGTGCACCCGCGGGGGCGGGCACAGCCGGAGAGCGCAGCGACGCCGCGGTCAGGCCTGCCAACGGCGAAGTGTGGATGGCGATTGCCCCCTATCTGATCATCATGGCGGTGTTCTCGATTGCCCAGTTGCCGGGTGTGAAGAACTGGCTCACAGCAGTGGGCTCGGTGACGTTCGAATGGCCCGGGCTCGACGCGGTGGATCCCAACGGGAAACCGGTTGCCGCCCACAAGTTCAAGCTTGACCACCTCAAGGCCACCGGCACGCTGCTGTTGATCTCGGGCATCATCACCATGGCGCTGTACAAACTGGCACCTCTGCGGGGACTCCGCATTTACCGCGACACGCTGTTCCAGCTGCGCTGGACGATCGTCTCCGTTACCTCGGTGCTGGCCCTGGCGTTTGTTATGAACGTCTCGGGGCAGACGAACTCGCTCGGCATTGCCCTGGCGTCCGCCGGAGGTTTCTTCGCCTTCCTGTCCCCGTTGCTGGGCTGGATCGGCGTCGCGCTCACCGGCTCGGACACCTCGTCCAACTCCCTGTTCGGCCAGCTGCAGGTGACCGCAGCCCAGCAAACGGGCCTGTCGCCGACGCTGATGGCGGCGTCCAACTCCTCCGCCGGGGTCCTCGGCAAGATGCTGTCCCTGCAGAACCTGGCCGTTGCCTCGGCTGCCGTGGGCCTGGACGGGGCCGAGAGCGTCCTGTTCCGGAAGCTCATCGGCTGGAGCCTGGCACTGCTGGCCTTCCTGACCATCCTTATTGTCCTGCAGTCCACCCCGGTGCTGGGCTGGATGGTTCCCTAA